The stretch of DNA GTTGAAGATTAATCTTCTTCAATCGTTCTTCGAAACTAAAGAGGAAAGTACATAAATAAAACCTCAattagaatttgaatttaaatttcgaaaaagcacagacgaaaaactatcgtgcgcatagttttgtgtttatatttggaatCAATTACAAAAgtttaatgtttaatatttggaaatttacCTTAAGTGTTCGTTTTCCAGAATTAATGCGAGCATCAGTTTTCTTTTATACTTTCGCTTGATTGCATTGATGACCGATTGGTCCATCGGCTGGCATTCAGCAGTTACATTTGGTGGGAGGTAGATCACTTGAATCAGTCCATCGTCACTCTGTAGAGATTCGTCAACGTCATAATGACTGGTGCAATTATCATGAACCAGCAATGCCTTTGGCTccaatcctctctcggccgaaAATTTTCGAACAGCGGGGACAAACTCTTCGTGGAACCATTGACGGAACAACAGTCTGGtcatccaagcctttttggaatgATTATATGAAACGGGAAGTTCTTCGATGTTGATTCCTCGTGGTTTTGCAGCAGTGCAAATGAAATACAACGGAAGCTTTAGGGAACCATCTATGTTGGAGCAAGGCATAAACGTATACCTTGTCTTGTTTTGCTTCCGTCCGCTTGCCACGGTCTCATCACAGGTAACGACAGAGCGTGTGGCTAGGAGCTTGATGAACAAGGCAGATTCATCTGCATTAAAGACTTGGGATAGTGATAGCTGCATTTCCTGAATCTTCTTCTGTAGAACCTTCTTGAAATTTAGGTACGCTTCAACGTTTACCGATGCCTTTTCTCCTGTTACGGCTTTCACGCGCAATCCAAACCGCTGCTTAAAACGATGCATCCAGCCATCCGAAGCAGAAAAACCGTGCACCGCATAGAGCCCCCGGTCCTGGAACATCTTAAACAGCAGCTCCGCCTTTGCTTTAAGAATATCCACTGTCAACAAAATGTTGGACTGCCGCTGCTGTAAAATCCAGATGTAAAGAGCTTCTTCCAGCAAAGGGAACGTCTgctctttcaatgtttttcgattatttacacCATATTCCTTGAACTTGTCCACCGCCTCACGAATTGCTTCTTTCTTTTGGATTATTCTCGTGACCGTAGAAGATCctacgccgtacttcttcccaAGAAAGTCATGCGTACCACATCCTGCTTCAAAATCTTTAATTATGCGAACCTTCTCCACCAGCGTCAGGAAATTGCTCCTCCGTTTCCGGTTAACGTTCGTACTGGATCCTTGCAAACCATCCATTTTGAGCCTGGCGATCGAAATGAACGTATATTAAATCTACGCTAATTTTAATATCAAACTTCATTAAGAACTTACCAATTAATCCAACCTAGAACGAAACTCAACCACGAATGAAATAAACGTCAGTGGTGTGAAAACTTTTTTGCGTTTCCCATAACAACAAACAATCGGTGTGACCCTCGATCGATTTTCGACTTTGACAGTTCAGCCCAACGAGTGAAAGTCTTTCACAAATTGGGCTAAGAGCTTAGTGCAACGAGTGAAATTCGACTGTAGTGGCTCTTCTGTATCAGTGATGagtgaaaatttgtttgtttcaaaatTCAACATTCCCTTGGTGAAAAGTTAAAAACAATTAGTTGTAATTTACGGTTCCAGGTTGAAGGTTTCTGGGAAAGTTGAAGTTATTGTTGAATACAAAGGGAAGAAGGTGAAATCTTTTGGTTCTTGACTGTGATTACCAGTTTATTGCTTTGCTGGGTAGACCGTGGATGGATGATTTTTTACCAACTGGAGACTTTTTTTGGTGATTCTATGTCAATCCATAATTTTACAGAAGAACAAAATAACGCATTAACTgctgaaataaaattaaagttttctGACGTATTTGTCGAGGATTTTTGTACttcaataaaacattttgaagcCGAACTGGTTTTAAAAAGGTACAt from Toxorhynchites rutilus septentrionalis strain SRP chromosome 3, ASM2978413v1, whole genome shotgun sequence encodes:
- the LOC129779714 gene encoding tigger transposable element-derived protein 2-like — encoded protein: MDGLQGSSTNVNRKRRSNFLTLVEKVRIIKDFEAGCGTHDFLGKKYGVGSSTVTRIIQKKEAIREAVDKFKEYGVNNRKTLKEQTFPLLEEALYIWILQQRQSNILLTVDILKAKAELLFKMFQDRGLYAVHGFSASDGWMHRFKQRFGLRVKAVTGEKASVNVEAYLNFKKVLQKKIQEMQLSLSQVFNADESALFIKLLATRSVVTCDETVASGRKQNKTRYTFMPCSNIDGSLKLPLYFICTAAKPRGINIEELPVSYNHSKKAWMTRLLFRQWFHEEFVPAVRKFSAERGLEPKALLVHDNCTSHYDVDESLQSDDGLIQVIYLPPNVTAECQPMDQSVINAIKRKYKRKLMLALILENEHLSFEERLKKINLQQCISWLATSWEEISDKTIRNSWKKLIDGLPEDAVNVDSKAADDDFKALVSRIDSLAGTKTSEQDIDLWIKDQVYDGDHNPDWVTSEVFSDDEILSSVLKKDQPEMQEEWLVDTEDGSNSFDTSITSTGDPDFGDAIKSIDCLVRYMKHDVAEVCRLNALRSKITEVEWLKRAC